From Candidatus Zixiibacteriota bacterium, one genomic window encodes:
- the rpsS gene encoding 30S ribosomal protein S19: MPRSLKKGPFIDDHLLDKVEALNKSGDKKVIKTWSRRSTISPEFVGHTFAVHNGNKFIPIYVSENMVGHKLGEFAPTRTYRGHGGKLVERASSLKG; this comes from the coding sequence ATGCCTCGTTCTCTTAAAAAAGGTCCGTTCATCGATGATCACCTCCTCGACAAGGTCGAAGCTCTGAACAAAAGTGGTGATAAGAAGGTAATTAAGACATGGTCGCGGCGCTCTACGATCAGCCCGGAGTTTGTGGGACATACATTCGCGGTCCACAACGGGAATAAATTTATTCCGATCTATGTTTCTGAAAATATGGTCGGACACAAGCTCGGCGAATTCGCCCCGACCCGCACCTATCGCGGTCATGGCGGCAAGCTCGTCGAACGCGCAAGCTCATTGAAAGGATAG